In the Stakelama saccharophila genome, ACCCGACCTGAACATCATCACCGATGCGATGGCGAAGCACCTGGCCGGTTATGTGCGCGGCGGGGGGCATCTGATCCTGGGGCCGCGCTCGGGACTGAAGGACGCGTTCAACCGCCTGCACCTCCAGCGGCAACCGGGGCCGCTTGCCGACCTGCTCGGCGGACGCGTCGAACAATTCTACGCCCTCGACGAACCGGTCGCGGTTGGTGGCGGCGAGGCGAAGATCTGGGCGGAAGACCTGTCGGTAAAGACGCCCGGCGCGAAGGTGCTGCTGCGCTACGGCAAGGCGAATGGCTGGATCGACGGCCATCCCGCCGCGATCGAGCGCAAGGTGGGCAAGGGCTCGATCACCTATGTCGGCGCGCTGATCGACGACACGCTGATGGCGTCGCTGATGGGCAAGGCGATGGACGAGGCCGGGGTGCGGCCCGATTTCGCGGTGCCCGACGATGTCGAACTGATGACCCGCCGGGGCGAGGGGCGGCGCATCGTCATCCTGATCAATCATGGACGGGACGCGCGCAGCGTCTCCCTGCCCGCGTCGATGCGCGACCTGCTGAACGGCGGCGATGTTTCGGCGGTGCAACTGGAGCCGGAGGGCGTCGCCGTCCTCGAACGGCCGGAGGGGAAATGACAATGAAGCTCAAAATGGTTCTGCTCGCCGCGCTGGCGGGCCCGGTCTGCATGCCTGCTCTGGCGCAGGACGCGGCCGAGAAATACCCGATGGACTTTCAGGCGGCCCCCGTAGAACGACAACTCGACCAGGTGGAGCGCGGCATCGAAAGCGGCCCGTACAAGGCCGACTGGCACGCGCTCAAGGCATTCCAGGTTCCCGAATGGTTCCGCGACGCGAAGTTCGGCATCTTCATCCATTGGGGCGTGTACTCGGTCCCCGCCTTCGCGAACGAATGGTATTCACGCAACATGTATGAGCCGCACAACGCGGCCTATACCTATCACCGCAACGTCTACGGCCCGCAGTCCGAATTCGGGTACAAGGATTTCATCCCGAAGTTCACCGCGGAAAAGTTCGACGCCGCACGCTGGATTTCGCTGTTCCAGCAGGCAGGCGCCAAATATGTCATCCCCGTCGCCGAACATTGCGACGGCTTCGCCATGTACGACAGCGACATGACGCGCTGGGACGTCACCGAGATGGGGCCGAAGCGCGACACTGCCGGCGAACTGATGCGCGCGGCGCGAAAGGCGGGCATGCATTTCGGGTTGTCGTCCCACCGGGCGGAGCATTGGTGGTGGTACGGCGTCGGGCGCGGCTATGACAGCGACGTCAACGATCCGCGCTATGCCGGCCTCTACGGCCCGGCGGCGCCGCGAGCGCTTCCAGCCGATCCGAAGGGCAGCGTTCCCGATCCCAGCCACCTGGAAAACTGGTTCCCGCCGGACCAGCAATTCCTAGACGACTGGCTGGCGCGCACGACAGAGATCGTCGACAAGTACAAGCCGGAGATGATCTATCTCGACTGGTGGACGAGCGCTCCGGCTTTCGAACCGGACATGCGAAAGTTCGCCGCTTATTATTATAACAGCGCGAAGAAGAACGGCTATCGCCCCGCCATCGCCTATAAGGGGGATCAATTCGAAAGCGGCACCGCGCTGTTCGATATCGAGCGGGGCAAGCTCGACACGCTGCGACTCGAGCCGTGGCAGACCGATACCTCGGTTTCGATCCATAGCTGGGGCTATGCCCAGGACGATGAATATCGCACCGCCAGGTCGCTGACCCAGGATCTGGTCGATGTCGTGTCCAAGAACGGCAACCTGCTGCTCAATATCGGGCCGAAGGCCGACGGCACCATCCCGGCGGACATCCGTGACGTGCTGCTGGGCATGGGCGCATGGCTGAAGGTCAATGGCGAGGCCATTTACGGCTCGCGCCCGTGGAAATATTTCGGCGAAGGGCCGACCACGAGCGAAACCGGACAGAAGAGCGAAAATCCCAACAAGAGCTGGACACCCGCCGACATCCGCTTCACCACCAGAGGCGACACGCTCTACGCCATCGGCATGGAGCGCCCGGCGAACGGCAATGCGCTCATCAAGACGCTATATGCCGGATCGCCTTATCTGACGAAGCCGATCGCCAGCGTCGAATTGCTGGGCGGCGGCGCGCTCAAATGGAAACAGACCGGCAAGGGCCTGGAAGTGGCGCTGCCGGACGGAGCGGGCGTCGACATGCCCTACACGCTGCGCATCAGGTTCAAGGGGTGAGGATTCGAAAGTGACCGGATTGCTGGAAGGAAAGCGGGTCTGCGTGACCGGTGCATCGGCGGGTATCGGCCGGGCCGTGGCGATCGGCTGCGCCCGGCACGGCGCCGATGTCGCGGTCAATTTCGGCAGCGACCGGCAGGGCGCCGATTCGG is a window encoding:
- a CDS encoding alpha-L-fucosidase: MKLKMVLLAALAGPVCMPALAQDAAEKYPMDFQAAPVERQLDQVERGIESGPYKADWHALKAFQVPEWFRDAKFGIFIHWGVYSVPAFANEWYSRNMYEPHNAAYTYHRNVYGPQSEFGYKDFIPKFTAEKFDAARWISLFQQAGAKYVIPVAEHCDGFAMYDSDMTRWDVTEMGPKRDTAGELMRAARKAGMHFGLSSHRAEHWWWYGVGRGYDSDVNDPRYAGLYGPAAPRALPADPKGSVPDPSHLENWFPPDQQFLDDWLARTTEIVDKYKPEMIYLDWWTSAPAFEPDMRKFAAYYYNSAKKNGYRPAIAYKGDQFESGTALFDIERGKLDTLRLEPWQTDTSVSIHSWGYAQDDEYRTARSLTQDLVDVVSKNGNLLLNIGPKADGTIPADIRDVLLGMGAWLKVNGEAIYGSRPWKYFGEGPTTSETGQKSENPNKSWTPADIRFTTRGDTLYAIGMERPANGNALIKTLYAGSPYLTKPIASVELLGGGALKWKQTGKGLEVALPDGAGVDMPYTLRIRFKG